One window of Nicotiana tomentosiformis chromosome 11, ASM39032v3, whole genome shotgun sequence genomic DNA carries:
- the LOC104096258 gene encoding probable WRKY transcription factor 7: MAVDLMTTGYRNNNTYTSKIEENAMQEAAAGLQSVEKLIRLLSQSQNLSQKQKQSFQDPSIKSNSTIDFSPDYLAVADTAVNRFKKFISLLGRTRTGHARFRRGPITTISAPVLPKVDKEPELLCLPAPSQNRLVEEKLKTENPQAGSKIYCPTPIQRLPPLPLNNHQHQLVKNGSTSERKESTTTINFATPSPANSFISSLTGDTESLQPSSMTSSGFQITNLSQVSSAGRPPLSTSSFKRKCSSMDDLAVKCSSAGGSSGRCHCPKKRKSKVKRVVRIPAISMKMADIPPDDFSWRKYGQKPIKGSPHPRGYYKCSSIRGCPARKHVERALDDPNVLIVTYEGEHDHPFSITETPPAAIVLESS, from the exons ATGGCTGTAGATTTAATGACTACTGGCTATAGAAACAACAATACTTACACATCCAAAATCGAAGAAAACGCCATGCAAGAAGCTGCCGCTGGTTTACAAAGCGTTGAGAAATTAATCAGATTGCTCTCTCAATCTCAAAACCTTTCACAAAAGCAAAAACAGAGCTTTCAAGATCCGTCTATAAAAAGTAACTCCACTATAGATTTTTCACCAGATTACCTAGCAGTAGCTGATACAGCCGTCAACAGATTCAAAAAGTTCATTTCTTTACTTGGCAGAACAAGAACCGGCCATGCCCGGTTCCGCAGGGGTCCAATCACCACTATAAGTGCTCCGGTTCTACCGAAAGTCGATAAAGAACCGGAGCTGCTCTGTCTACCGGCGCCCAGTCAGAACCGGCTGGTTGAAGAAAAGTTAAAAACCGAAAATCCACAAGCCGGTTCGAAAATCTATTGTCCCACACCAATTCAGCGTTTGCCTCCGTTACCCCTTAACAACCACCAGCACCAGCTGGTGAAAAATGGGTCAACGTCGGAGAGGAAAGAATCAACGACCACAATCAACTTTGCTACCCCATCGCCGGCGAATTCTTTCATTTCATCGTTGACCGGTGACACCGAGAGTTTGCAGCCGTCCTCGATGACGTCGTCCGGTTTTCAAATAACGAATCTTTCTCAGGTTTCATCCGCCGGTCGGCCGCCGCTCTCGACGTCGTCGTTTAAGCGGAAGTGCAGTTCCATGGATGATTTGGCCGTGAAGTGCAGCAGCGCCGGTGGGTCCTCCGGTCGTTGCCATTGCCCCAAGAAAAG GAAATCAAAGGTCAAAAGAGTGGTGAGAATCCCTGCAATTAGCATGAAAATGGCTGATATTCCACCAGATGATTTTTCTTGGAGAAAATATGGTCAAAAACCTATCAAGGGTTCTCCTCATCCCAG GGGATATTACAAGTGTAGCAGTATAAGAGGATGTCCAGCAAGAAAACATGTGGAGAGGGCATTGGATGATCCAAACGTATTGATTGTAACATATGAAGGAGAACATGATCATCCATTTTCCATTACAGAGACACCACCAGCTGCTATAGTACTTGAATCTTCTTGA